From the Labrus mixtus chromosome 17, fLabMix1.1, whole genome shotgun sequence genome, one window contains:
- the zmat5 gene encoding zinc finger matrin-type protein 5, with protein sequence MGKRYYCDYCDRSFQDNMHNRKKHLNGVQHHRSKKAWFDYFRDSSAILYDEQAKKACRKFLQKGICDFGPNCRFSHMSEEDMANLQRQVEDERQLREDAEDTFKPGRCIEEWLSRREKKQTALGVKGDRKHKEDSDDGLEEIDVPPQLLSIPDLPPSLRPPPPGGWRVKVNTEWG encoded by the exons ATGGGGAAGAGATACTACTGCGACTACTGTGACCGCTCCTTTCAGGACAACATGCACAACAGGAAGAAACATCTTAATGGTGTCCAGCACCACAGATCTAAAAAGGCCTGGTTTGACTACTTCAGAG ACTCATCAGCCATTCTGTATGATGAGCAAGCAAAGAAAGCCTGCAGAAAGTTTCTccagaaag gAATTTGTGATTTTGGCCCCAACTGCAGGTTTTCTCACATGTCTGAAGAAGATATGGCTAACTTACAAAGACAAGTGGAGG ATGAACGGCAGCTCAGAGAGGACGCCGAGGACACTTTTAAGCCTGGGCGATGTATAGAAGAATGGCTCTCTAGAAGGGAAAAGAAGCAAACTGCCCTCGGCGTCAAAGG AGATCGAAAACATAAAGAAGACAGTGACGACGGTCTAGAAGAGATTGACGTACCTCCACAGCTGCTCTCCATCCCTGACCTCCCGCCCTCCCTCCGCCCCCCTCCTCCGGGTGGATGGAGAGTCAAAGTGAACACAGAGTGGGGCTGA
- the LOC132991945 gene encoding cytochrome b-c1 complex subunit 9 — MALAKAVYNLLFRRTSTFAITIMVGAVFFERLFDQGGDAIFEQMNRGKLWKHIEHNYENKEEE; from the exons ATGGCGCTGGCGAAGGCTGTCTACAATCTGCTCTTCAGGAGGACGTCAACCTTCGCTATAACCATCATGGTTGGCGCGGTCTTTTTTGAGCGACTGTTCGACCAAGGTGGCGACGCGATTTTCGAACAAATGAATCGAGGG aaactATGGAAACACATCGAACACAATTacgaaaacaaagaggaggaataa
- the gal3st1b gene encoding galactosylceramide sulfotransferase yields MMSGIIRKKCPLVTRRLILWVLLTNFILVLYCWTNQTKVNIRDSKEDTCPLRMAKLSKRNVTSHGTKSRSKKCSPKVNIMFMKTHKTASSTVLNILFRFGEKHKLQFAFPDGRNDFFYPSPFLCSQVKDYTPGDCFNIVCNHMRFDHQEVAKLLPPDAVYITILRDPVDLFESSFHYYHRAVPLTWMISGQNKLAEFLNSPQTYYSPDAFNSFYLRNLLSFDFGFDNNVEADDPRVMRNIRNLLSQFDLVLLAEYFEESLILLKDKLCWTMEDILYFKLNARKRSSVSRLTPELRAKALRWNGADWKLYLHFNATFWARVEDYGKERMSQEVKELRRRNAEMKATCIEEGGAVEAQRIQDRRFVPWQPVGEASILGYNMKKNLDPNFRTICEKMLTPEIQYLSDLGVSLWLTRLWGWFKDAVLTI; encoded by the exons ATGATGTCTGGTATCATAAGAAAAAAGTGCCCGCTTGTGACTCGACGGCTGATTCTTTGGGTTTTACTGACCAACTTCATTCTGGTGCTGTACTGCTggacaaaccaaacaaaagTGAATATAAG GGACTCCAAAGAAGACACGTGTCCTCTCAGAATGGCAAAATTATCGAAGAGAAATGTGACTTCTCACGGCACCAAATCCAGATCAAAGAAGTGCTCCCCCAAAGTGAACATCATGTTTATGAAGACTCATAAAACAGCCAGCAGCACCGTGCTCAACATCCTCTTCAGATTTGGAGAAAAGCACAAGCTTCAATTCGCCTTCCCTGACGGACGCAATGACTTCTTCTACCCATCACCTTTCCTGTGCTCACAGGTGAAGGACTACACACCTGGGGACTGTTTCAACATAGTTTGTAACCACATGCGGTTTGACCATCAGGAAGTAGCCAAACTCCTGCCCCCAGACGCTGTGTACATCACCATCCTACGTGACCCCGTGGATCTCTTTGAGTCGTCCTTCCATTATTACCACAGAGCGGTTCCTCTTACATGGATGATCAGTGGACAGAACAAACTGGCTGAGTTTCTGAACAGTCCTCAGACCTACTACAGCCCAGACGCTTTTAACTCTTTCTATCTTAGAAATCTGCTATCTTTTGACTTTGGCTTTGATAACAACGTGGAAGCTGATGATCCTCGTGTAATGAGGAATATTCGTAACCTATTGAGTCAGTTTGATCTGGTTCTCTTGGCAGAATATTTCGAAGAGTCTCTTATCTTGCTTAAGGACAAACTCTGTTGGACCATGGAGGACATCCTGTATTTTAAACTTAATGCCCGCAAGAGATCATCTGTATCCCGACTCACCCCTGAGTTGAGAGCCAAAGCATTAAGGTGGAACGGGGCTGATTGGAAACTCTACCTTCACTTCAATGCTACATTCTGGGCCAGAGTGGAGGATTATGGGAAAGAAAGAATGAGCCAGGAAGTCAAAGAGCTCAGGAGAAGAAATGCTGAGATGAAGGCCACCTGTATCGAAGAAGGAGGTGCGGTTGAAGCACAAAGGATTCAGGACAGGCGTTTCGTTCCCTGGCAGCCGGTTGGAGAGGCTTCCATCCTGGGGtacaacatgaagaaaaatcTTGATCCAAACTTCAGGACAATCTGTGAGAAAATGCTCACCCCTGAAATACAATACTTATCAGACCTGGGTGTTAGCTTGTGGCTAACAAGACTGTGGGGTTGGTTTAAAGATGCTGTTTTGACTATTTGA